The Teredinibacter sp. KSP-S5-2 genome includes a window with the following:
- a CDS encoding alginate export family protein, which yields MTKTFVSLKSFPLKIAIASSVVAFANVSYAENVNSLTDAVKEGKTQVNMRYRTEFVDQDGMDKEAYASTLRTRFTYSTASWSNLKGVAEFDVVSLIGNDLYNSTTNGKVDRPVVVDPEGTDLNQFYLQYNQDNLKATWGRQRILHGNQRFVGGVGWRQNEQTYDGYRFEYVANQVTVDASYVYNINRIVGEDHPVDDLDGSFYLTNVAYAVNKSHKVTLMNYSLDFDALANASSQTWGINYDGQFDKLNVHAAYARQSDWADSNLDYTADYKNLEVAYNFGPVTVKAGNEVLGSDNGASFTTPLATLHKFQGFADKFLGFPANGMDDKYIGANGKAKQWNWAVTYHQFTSDEGSVDYGSEWDGSLGYLVNPDLNLLLKGAYYQADDFATDTLKLWFMVSKKF from the coding sequence ATGACCAAAACTTTCGTCTCTTTAAAATCATTCCCGTTAAAAATCGCCATAGCTTCTTCAGTAGTTGCTTTTGCTAACGTATCTTATGCCGAAAACGTAAACTCTCTCACTGATGCGGTGAAAGAGGGGAAGACTCAGGTCAATATGCGTTATCGTACAGAGTTTGTCGATCAGGATGGTATGGATAAGGAAGCCTATGCTTCAACCCTGCGTACGCGTTTTACATACTCCACCGCGAGTTGGTCCAATTTAAAAGGTGTGGCAGAGTTTGATGTGGTATCACTGATTGGTAATGATTTATATAACAGCACAACAAACGGTAAAGTAGACCGTCCGGTTGTGGTTGATCCAGAAGGTACGGATTTAAACCAATTTTATCTGCAATATAACCAGGACAATTTAAAAGCCACTTGGGGACGACAACGAATTCTCCATGGTAATCAACGTTTTGTTGGCGGTGTCGGCTGGCGACAGAACGAACAAACCTACGATGGTTATCGATTTGAATATGTTGCAAATCAAGTCACTGTGGATGCGAGTTATGTCTATAACATCAACCGAATAGTGGGTGAAGATCATCCTGTTGATGATTTGGACGGTTCTTTTTACCTTACCAATGTGGCGTATGCTGTAAACAAATCCCACAAGGTCACACTGATGAATTATTCGTTGGATTTTGATGCTTTAGCAAATGCTTCCAGCCAAACTTGGGGAATTAATTACGATGGCCAGTTTGATAAACTGAACGTTCATGCCGCTTATGCCAGGCAAAGTGATTGGGCGGATAGTAACCTGGACTATACGGCTGACTATAAGAATCTGGAAGTGGCCTATAACTTTGGCCCGGTGACGGTGAAAGCGGGCAACGAAGTACTGGGTTCAGACAATGGTGCGAGTTTTACTACACCACTTGCAACTTTGCATAAATTCCAGGGTTTTGCCGATAAATTCCTGGGGTTCCCTGCAAACGGAATGGATGACAAATACATTGGAGCAAACGGTAAGGCTAAGCAATGGAACTGGGCTGTGACATATCATCAGTTTACATCTGACGAGGGAAGTGTTGACTACGGTAGTGAATGGGATGGCAGTCTCGGTTATTTGGTTAACCCTGACTTAAATCTACTGCTGAAAGGTGCGTATTACCAAGCGGATGATTTTGCTACGGATACCCTTAAGCTGTGGTTTATGGTCAGTAAAAAGTTTTAG
- a CDS encoding NarK family nitrate/nitrite MFS transporter: protein MSADSKLNLFNFGDPKIKTLHITWFAFFLTFVVWFSHAPLMVFIKEAFDLTSHQVKALLILNVALTIPARIIIGMMVDKYGPRKVYSGLLVLSSFVCFAFAQAKNYEQLAIFRFLLGFVGAGFVIGIRMVGEWFPAKQVGIAEGIYGGWGNFGSAAGAMTLPTIALLFGGDDGWRYALALTGVITLIYGVFYFFTAKNTPKGSTYFKPKKSRGLEVTSYGDLFFYLAMNVPMYIALGVLAWKLSPAGVKLFSETVMYVLWGVLVVLFIVQTQGIWHVNQEHLEQGVPELEKYKFKQVAILSVSYFVTFGSELAVVSMLPLFFIETFDGLDPVKAGLLASGFAFMNLVARPTGGWFSDYFGRRKSLMVLVGGLAVGYFVLSQIDGEWWIPLAVIATMCCSFFVQAGEGAVFAIVPLVKRRMTGQIAGMTGAYGNVGAVTYLTVLSFVDYSTFFLVIAASAIFIVAACVFLEEPKGKIAETLPDGTVHLIDVD, encoded by the coding sequence ATGAGCGCTGACAGCAAACTAAACCTGTTCAATTTTGGCGATCCCAAAATTAAAACCCTCCATATAACCTGGTTCGCCTTTTTCCTGACATTTGTTGTCTGGTTCAGCCATGCACCACTCATGGTATTTATTAAAGAGGCGTTCGATTTAACCAGCCATCAAGTAAAAGCCCTGTTAATTCTTAACGTGGCCCTGACCATACCCGCGCGTATTATTATTGGTATGATGGTGGACAAATATGGGCCGCGCAAAGTGTACAGCGGCTTATTGGTGCTCTCTTCATTTGTCTGCTTCGCATTTGCCCAGGCAAAAAATTACGAACAATTAGCCATCTTCCGCTTTTTACTTGGATTTGTTGGTGCTGGTTTTGTTATTGGTATTCGCATGGTTGGCGAATGGTTTCCAGCAAAACAGGTTGGTATCGCCGAAGGCATTTATGGCGGCTGGGGTAACTTTGGTTCCGCAGCGGGTGCCATGACCTTACCCACTATTGCCCTTCTGTTTGGCGGAGACGATGGCTGGCGTTATGCATTGGCGTTAACCGGAGTTATCACGCTAATATACGGTGTGTTTTATTTCTTTACCGCAAAAAATACGCCTAAAGGCTCCACTTACTTTAAACCGAAAAAAAGCCGCGGCCTGGAAGTGACCAGTTACGGTGATTTATTCTTTTATCTGGCCATGAACGTTCCCATGTATATTGCCCTGGGGGTGCTGGCCTGGAAACTTTCCCCTGCTGGCGTAAAACTTTTTTCAGAGACGGTAATGTATGTTCTTTGGGGCGTATTGGTCGTCCTGTTTATTGTTCAAACCCAAGGGATATGGCATGTTAATCAAGAACATTTGGAACAAGGCGTACCCGAGCTAGAAAAATATAAATTTAAACAAGTCGCTATACTCAGTGTGTCTTATTTCGTCACCTTTGGTTCCGAGCTTGCCGTTGTGTCCATGTTGCCGCTGTTCTTTATCGAAACCTTCGACGGACTCGACCCGGTAAAAGCGGGTTTACTCGCCTCCGGCTTTGCCTTTATGAATTTAGTCGCGCGACCAACCGGTGGTTGGTTTTCCGATTACTTCGGTCGCAGAAAAAGCTTAATGGTGTTAGTGGGCGGCTTAGCCGTTGGCTATTTCGTGTTAAGCCAAATAGACGGTGAATGGTGGATTCCCCTCGCTGTAATCGCCACCATGTGTTGTTCCTTCTTCGTGCAGGCAGGTGAAGGTGCAGTGTTTGCCATCGTTCCTTTAGTTAAGCGACGCATGACAGGACAGATCGCCGGAATGACCGGAGCTTATGGCAATGTTGGTGCCGTCACTTACCTGACCGTGTTATCGTTTGTCGACTACAGCACTTTCTTTCTGGTCATTGCTGCATCCGCTATTTTTATTGTTGCGGCCTGTGTGTTTTTAGAAGAACCTAAGGGAAAAATTGCCGAAACACTGCCAGACGGAACCGTGCATTTAATTGATGTAGACTAA
- a CDS encoding di-heme oxidoredictase family protein, whose protein sequence is MKKIQSCIALIISGIAVLPSMAMAFCPPDYPEKGVLGTHLEHPDLANGHAPLDKIIDEGRRLFTAQFNKCDGIGRPATTGGGVKREATQPMFIRTSSPETNSCAGCHAQPFVGGSGEFVTNAFILAQRLDPVTESVSNQFSNERNTLGMHGAGAIEMVAREMTYDLRAQAAALPDGEHTISSKGIDFKIVKENGEVTYSEGIRKDLMVRPFAQSGNIASIRHFTIDAMNHHHGMQAEERFDLFAGKNFESDHDEDGVHRELSIGDITALTVFQAALPVPTQVLPESHEERVAIRQGKRLFKEIGCASCHKPKLVLSSPLFSEPSPLNAVHTFNDVSQSIVWDMTSEGPSPRLGRDRKGNVVVRAYTDLKLHNLCDDESRLDAIRFYCNETLDQDRQAHGDKPGREFFLTRKLWDVGSSAPYGHRGDITTITEAILYHGGEGRVSRDNFENLPPVKQKKVVDFLKSLQVVENN, encoded by the coding sequence ATGAAGAAAATTCAATCCTGTATAGCATTAATAATAAGTGGTATTGCTGTTTTGCCGAGTATGGCAATGGCTTTCTGCCCCCCGGATTATCCAGAAAAAGGCGTACTGGGTACGCATCTGGAACATCCTGATTTGGCAAATGGCCACGCACCTCTGGATAAAATCATCGACGAAGGGCGACGATTATTTACCGCACAGTTTAATAAATGTGATGGTATTGGTCGCCCTGCGACTACCGGTGGTGGTGTCAAACGGGAAGCAACGCAACCGATGTTTATTCGTACATCCTCACCCGAAACAAATTCCTGTGCAGGTTGTCATGCACAGCCATTTGTGGGCGGTTCCGGTGAGTTTGTTACCAACGCGTTTATTCTTGCACAACGTCTTGACCCGGTGACTGAATCGGTTTCAAACCAGTTCAGTAACGAACGAAATACTTTGGGCATGCATGGTGCCGGCGCAATAGAAATGGTTGCCCGTGAAATGACCTATGACTTGCGTGCACAAGCGGCTGCTTTACCCGATGGTGAACATACCATTTCATCAAAAGGTATCGACTTCAAAATTGTCAAAGAGAACGGAGAGGTAACGTACAGCGAGGGCATTCGTAAAGATCTCATGGTTCGTCCTTTTGCCCAGTCTGGCAATATTGCTTCTATTCGTCACTTCACTATTGACGCGATGAATCACCACCATGGTATGCAAGCAGAAGAACGGTTTGACTTATTTGCCGGCAAAAACTTTGAAAGCGATCATGATGAAGATGGTGTGCATCGCGAACTTTCCATTGGTGATATTACTGCGCTCACCGTTTTCCAGGCCGCTCTACCTGTCCCAACGCAAGTGCTTCCAGAATCTCATGAAGAGCGTGTTGCAATCCGTCAAGGTAAGAGGCTCTTCAAAGAGATAGGTTGTGCTTCCTGCCACAAGCCCAAGTTGGTGTTAAGTAGTCCATTGTTCAGTGAACCCAGTCCACTCAATGCGGTACATACCTTTAACGATGTTAGCCAATCAATTGTCTGGGATATGACCTCCGAAGGTCCATCGCCGAGATTAGGCCGTGACAGAAAAGGCAATGTTGTTGTTCGCGCGTACACCGATTTGAAATTACACAACCTGTGTGATGACGAAAGTCGTTTAGATGCAATTCGTTTTTACTGTAATGAAACGCTGGATCAAGACCGACAAGCACATGGTGATAAGCCCGGTAGAGAGTTTTTCTTAACACGAAAACTCTGGGATGTGGGCAGTTCAGCACCTTATGGTCATCGCGGAGATATTACAACAATTACGGAAGCCATCCTTTATCACGGCGGAGAAGGTCGAGTTTCTCGAGACAATTTCGAGAACCTGCCTCCTGTGAAACAAAAGAAAGTTGTTGATTTCTTAAAGAGTTTACAAGTCGTAGAAAATAATTAA
- a CDS encoding cupin domain-containing protein codes for MSTVNKVNLVRRDDIPSMRTVVVDGVEHWLGHVKDFTKHSTLVNFLPKDNRISMAWVRLEAGEQLDEHIHPVESMILLCEGSAETLGDVQAPMQAGDVLVVPPGKEHGFIGGQPNGFWGLSLQFDSRGLYEDIDDPWASFDEYSEVDYSKIDDPAELLFKKNEYFMERFDKHRLFALVRKGLIKRPAQKSRFLDCFQVWSNYFQKMVISRVLNTQDPCHEALAWDHFMEELGHNKDLSESRDNATTVFDPVLESSSAWFQNIIPSLSDLEKVVLVHLVVEASATFFYKHVKPAMDGTASSEHFTAHNIDDHEHVQMGYQFIRETPITDVKPLLDIQEKGWAMLSVVMGRIADLVVHYSADDDASEKLETAEQTKVVEEAELETA; via the coding sequence ATGAGTACTGTAAATAAAGTAAATCTGGTTCGACGAGATGATATTCCATCTATGAGAACTGTTGTGGTGGATGGTGTTGAACACTGGTTAGGTCATGTTAAAGATTTCACCAAGCATTCAACCTTGGTTAACTTTTTACCTAAAGATAACCGTATTTCTATGGCGTGGGTGCGTCTGGAAGCGGGAGAACAATTGGATGAACATATTCATCCCGTTGAGTCCATGATTTTGCTTTGTGAAGGCAGCGCGGAAACTTTGGGTGATGTACAAGCACCTATGCAAGCCGGTGATGTATTGGTTGTTCCTCCGGGCAAAGAGCACGGGTTTATTGGCGGACAACCAAACGGTTTCTGGGGCTTGTCACTTCAGTTTGACTCCCGTGGTTTGTATGAGGATATTGATGACCCCTGGGCTTCTTTTGACGAGTATTCTGAAGTGGATTACTCAAAAATTGATGACCCTGCAGAGTTACTCTTCAAGAAAAACGAATACTTTATGGAGCGCTTTGATAAGCACCGTTTATTCGCGCTTGTGCGTAAAGGCTTGATTAAACGCCCGGCACAAAAATCCCGTTTTCTGGATTGCTTCCAGGTTTGGTCAAACTATTTCCAGAAAATGGTTATTTCCAGAGTATTAAATACTCAGGATCCATGCCATGAAGCACTGGCTTGGGATCATTTTATGGAAGAGTTGGGGCATAACAAAGACCTCTCTGAATCAAGAGACAATGCCACTACCGTATTCGATCCGGTTTTAGAATCGTCTTCTGCCTGGTTCCAGAATATCATTCCGTCATTGAGTGATCTGGAGAAAGTCGTTCTCGTTCACTTGGTCGTAGAAGCCTCAGCGACATTTTTCTACAAGCATGTTAAACCAGCTATGGATGGGACTGCTTCCAGTGAACATTTTACTGCGCACAATATTGACGACCATGAACACGTTCAGATGGGATATCAGTTTATTCGTGAAACGCCTATTACGGATGTAAAACCTTTATTGGATATTCAAGAGAAAGGTTGGGCAATGTTGTCTGTGGTTATGGGACGTATTGCTGATTTGGTTGTTCACTATTCTGCCGATGATGATGCTAGTGAGAAATTGGAAACAGCTGAACAAACCAAGGTTGTTGAGGAAGCGGAACTGGAGACTGCGTAG
- a CDS encoding bifunctional protein-serine/threonine kinase/phosphatase, giving the protein MTEPSIAEVSTTQLQVRVATATRTGIKEQNEDAVQAELPVSPHTLTYKGVVVAIADGVSSAEAGKEASYTTVNHLIEDYYKTPDTWSVSHAGQKILSAINLALYKKSHEFIHEVKGYLCTSSTLIVKSTTAHFFHVGDSRIYRIRQGKLQQLTKDHVANLGGKQATLSRAVGMDNSLNIDYGKQQLQQGDFFLLTTDGLHDFVDLEKFAQQLDASQDLNRQIESLCKEAQETGSDDNISGALLYIENTPSETLDDYNAKLTRLPFPPPLEPGMIIDGYKVEKELFASSRSQLYLVTQQTSGQQMVMKTPSPNYEDDTGYIDRFIQEEWIGKRINNEHVVKIIEQQSQRHFLYYLMEKVEGISLDKWMEENPRPSPKKAITIIKHIAEGLKAFHEKETLHQDLKPANIMITPENQAVIVDFGSVFVAGIAEMFSPVQHEGVLGTATYSDPYYLLGHNPGLQGDIYSLATITYELFTGHLPYGKKINECTSRFDYDRLRYRSATTFNPIIPAWFDKALAKGANFDLQKRYTTLDDLLTDLTQPNPEFIRNAPIPEKDQGKLLFWQLLSGFWVMLIIMLIALFAKK; this is encoded by the coding sequence GTGACTGAACCCTCTATAGCTGAAGTTTCTACAACTCAACTCCAAGTACGTGTTGCCACCGCAACACGTACCGGCATAAAAGAGCAAAATGAAGATGCCGTTCAGGCTGAGCTTCCTGTCAGCCCCCATACGCTGACCTACAAGGGTGTGGTGGTTGCCATTGCCGATGGCGTCAGCAGCGCCGAGGCAGGAAAAGAAGCCAGCTATACCACAGTTAACCACTTAATTGAGGATTATTACAAAACACCGGATACCTGGTCTGTCAGTCACGCCGGACAAAAAATTCTCAGTGCCATTAACCTTGCCTTATACAAAAAAAGCCATGAATTTATTCACGAAGTAAAAGGTTATTTGTGTACCAGTAGCACACTCATAGTTAAATCCACCACGGCGCATTTTTTTCATGTAGGTGACAGTCGAATATACCGCATTCGCCAGGGCAAGCTACAACAGCTCACCAAAGACCATGTTGCCAACCTAGGCGGTAAGCAGGCCACGCTTTCCCGAGCGGTGGGCATGGATAATTCACTGAATATCGATTACGGCAAACAACAATTACAACAAGGGGACTTTTTTCTCCTTACTACCGACGGCTTACATGACTTCGTCGATCTGGAAAAATTTGCGCAACAATTGGATGCCAGCCAGGACTTAAACCGGCAGATAGAAAGTCTGTGTAAGGAAGCACAGGAAACAGGCAGTGATGACAACATCAGCGGTGCGCTACTTTACATTGAAAACACACCGTCAGAAACCCTGGACGATTACAACGCAAAGCTCACGCGCCTGCCTTTCCCACCGCCTCTTGAACCCGGCATGATTATTGACGGATATAAAGTTGAAAAGGAATTATTCGCGTCCTCTCGAAGCCAACTCTACCTTGTTACACAACAAACAAGCGGCCAGCAGATGGTAATGAAAACACCGTCGCCTAACTATGAAGACGACACAGGATATATTGACCGTTTTATCCAGGAAGAATGGATTGGCAAACGCATTAATAACGAACATGTTGTCAAAATTATCGAACAACAGAGCCAGCGGCATTTTCTGTATTACTTAATGGAAAAAGTTGAAGGCATATCGTTGGATAAATGGATGGAGGAAAACCCACGCCCCAGCCCGAAAAAAGCCATTACCATTATCAAACACATTGCCGAAGGCCTGAAAGCCTTTCACGAAAAGGAAACCTTACATCAGGATCTAAAACCGGCCAACATCATGATTACACCTGAGAACCAGGCTGTTATTGTCGACTTTGGTTCCGTGTTTGTTGCTGGCATCGCGGAAATGTTCAGCCCGGTGCAGCACGAAGGTGTCCTGGGCACGGCCACCTATTCTGACCCCTATTATTTATTGGGACATAACCCAGGCTTACAAGGCGATATCTACTCCCTGGCCACGATTACCTACGAACTATTTACCGGACACTTGCCCTACGGTAAAAAAATCAACGAGTGTACCAGCCGCTTTGATTACGACCGACTGCGCTACCGCAGCGCCACCACCTTTAACCCAATTATCCCGGCGTGGTTTGATAAAGCACTAGCTAAAGGAGCAAATTTTGATTTACAAAAACGCTATACCACATTGGACGATTTATTAACTGATCTCACCCAACCTAACCCGGAATTTATTCGCAACGCGCCTATACCGGAAAAAGACCAGGGAAAACTACTCTTTTGGCAACTGCTTTCCGGCTTTTGGGTCATGTTGATTATTATGCTGATTGCATTGTTTGCGAAGAAGTGA
- a CDS encoding MFS transporter — protein sequence MQFQKHLSHRALWAATFAFAANFSVWTLYAVLGVEIRSDLDLSATEFGLLLAAPMFTGAIIRWPVGIYVERANGKRFFVWQMVLTLPALLILPSVKTYFDFLLVGLWLGVSGVSFTIGIRYISDWFESKFLGTVMGVFGSGNAGAAVTLLLVPLLMDYISWRWVGYVYAVGFFLVIVFFAFIAPAPLPYMQEKAREVEAINPYLDIRIWRFSLYYYFVFGSFLALILWLPQYYMSAYELSFIQAMNLTLLFTFVSSTVRALGGYYADKYGARTVNWSVFWVCLVCLFFLSYPPTTMTIHGIRGEVNLYLEINVWVFTSLILVIGIAQGFGRASVYKIIHNYYPNHMGQAGGFVSFIGALGGCSLPVLFGLADDLVGVHSACFMLLYGLLAGCMIIMFYANKADEYQQRLKQAIEHNFLEIDD from the coding sequence ATGCAGTTCCAAAAACATTTATCCCACCGAGCGTTGTGGGCGGCAACGTTTGCATTTGCAGCCAACTTTTCTGTGTGGACGCTCTATGCTGTTTTAGGGGTAGAAATTCGCAGTGATCTGGATTTGTCCGCTACGGAATTTGGTTTGTTGCTGGCAGCCCCCATGTTCACCGGAGCAATTATTCGCTGGCCGGTGGGGATTTATGTGGAGCGGGCGAATGGCAAACGGTTTTTTGTTTGGCAAATGGTGTTAACTCTGCCAGCTTTACTCATCCTGCCTTCTGTAAAAACCTATTTCGATTTTTTATTAGTGGGTTTATGGCTTGGTGTTTCCGGCGTGTCGTTTACCATTGGTATACGCTACATCAGTGATTGGTTTGAAAGTAAGTTCCTCGGCACGGTGATGGGGGTATTTGGTTCCGGTAATGCGGGGGCGGCTGTGACTTTGCTCTTGGTACCGCTGTTGATGGATTATATCTCCTGGCGTTGGGTTGGTTATGTCTACGCCGTCGGTTTTTTTCTGGTTATCGTATTTTTTGCATTTATTGCACCAGCGCCTTTACCTTATATGCAGGAAAAGGCCAGGGAAGTTGAAGCCATCAATCCGTATCTGGATATTCGAATCTGGCGATTCAGCTTGTACTACTATTTTGTCTTCGGCAGCTTTCTGGCACTGATCCTTTGGTTGCCACAATATTACATGAGCGCCTATGAGCTGAGTTTTATTCAGGCCATGAATCTCACACTATTGTTTACTTTCGTCTCCAGTACGGTACGTGCGCTTGGTGGTTATTACGCGGATAAGTATGGTGCGCGTACCGTCAACTGGAGCGTGTTTTGGGTATGTCTGGTCTGTTTGTTTTTTCTCAGTTATCCACCCACCACCATGACCATTCATGGCATCCGTGGTGAAGTGAATTTATATCTCGAAATAAACGTGTGGGTATTTACCAGTCTAATTCTGGTTATCGGTATTGCCCAAGGGTTTGGCCGCGCCAGCGTATATAAAATTATCCACAATTATTATCCAAATCATATGGGGCAGGCGGGTGGTTTTGTTTCATTTATTGGTGCATTAGGTGGTTGTAGTTTGCCGGTTCTATTTGGTTTGGCTGACGATCTAGTCGGCGTTCACAGTGCGTGTTTTATGTTGCTGTATGGTTTACTCGCTGGTTGCATGATTATTATGTTTTATGCCAACAAAGCGGATGAATATCAGCAACGATTGAAACAGGCCATTGAACATAATTTTTTGGAAATAGATGACTAA
- a CDS encoding peptidylprolyl isomerase: MNNSDVNEIKVNGKVIDAEKISEEMQYHPANSQREAMINAAQALIIGELLKQKASTSGIDTSVTEEDYTSQLFERDIERPQASEQECLTFYNNNPKKFMSAPLVEARHILITAHESDLSEREQAKEKANIILQKLTDNKNSFEELAKMHSSCPSKEVGGSLGQLSKGQTVPEFEKVLFLADVGLQNQPVESRYGFHVLDIVNRIDGERLPFEHVKNDIRNYLNEKVKRKAIAQYIQVLIDDADIEGFDFQAVGPLLQ, translated from the coding sequence ATGAATAATTCTGATGTAAATGAAATAAAAGTTAATGGCAAGGTTATCGACGCAGAAAAAATCTCGGAAGAAATGCAATATCATCCAGCAAATTCCCAGAGAGAAGCCATGATCAATGCAGCACAAGCATTGATCATCGGTGAATTACTCAAACAAAAGGCATCAACTAGTGGTATCGATACTTCTGTAACGGAAGAAGACTATACTAGCCAACTCTTTGAACGAGACATTGAACGTCCTCAGGCTTCAGAGCAAGAATGCCTAACTTTTTATAATAACAATCCGAAAAAATTTATGTCAGCGCCACTTGTTGAAGCGAGGCATATCTTAATTACTGCACATGAGTCTGATTTGTCTGAACGGGAACAGGCTAAAGAGAAAGCAAATATAATTTTGCAAAAACTGACTGACAACAAAAACAGTTTCGAAGAGTTAGCCAAAATGCACTCTAGTTGCCCATCAAAAGAAGTGGGGGGAAGCCTCGGCCAGTTATCCAAAGGACAAACCGTACCCGAGTTCGAAAAAGTGTTGTTTCTTGCTGATGTTGGGCTCCAAAACCAGCCTGTAGAATCCCGCTATGGGTTTCACGTATTGGATATTGTTAATCGAATTGATGGTGAGAGACTGCCTTTTGAACACGTCAAAAATGATATTCGTAACTATCTGAATGAAAAAGTAAAAAGAAAGGCCATTGCGCAGTACATACAAGTACTTATTGATGATGCTGACATAGAAGGCTTTGATTTTCAGGCTGTTGGGCCGTTGCTTCAGTAA
- a CDS encoding glutathione S-transferase produces the protein MKVLKLLCHPMSGHSHRAELMLSLLDLPLEKITVDLKNGEQKTTQFKKLNFLCQVPVLIDGTVSISDSNAILIYLATKYDESRRWLPEDPEKQALIQRFLSIAAGELVNGPATARAGKLLGKDVNYTGAVEVSIRLFNQLDEYLEKKEWLVGEHTTIADIALYAYIKMAPLGGIGMEMYSNILRWLENVENLNGFVPAPSMQPKPEKQTATS, from the coding sequence ATGAAGGTATTAAAGCTGTTGTGTCACCCAATGTCCGGCCACTCTCACCGGGCAGAATTAATGCTTTCCCTATTGGACTTGCCTTTGGAAAAGATCACCGTTGATTTAAAAAATGGTGAGCAAAAAACCACCCAGTTTAAAAAATTAAATTTCCTTTGCCAGGTACCTGTACTGATAGATGGCACGGTTTCGATATCCGATTCCAATGCAATCTTGATATATCTGGCAACAAAATATGATGAGAGTCGTCGTTGGTTACCGGAAGACCCGGAAAAACAAGCATTAATCCAGCGTTTTCTTTCTATTGCGGCGGGGGAGCTGGTAAATGGGCCAGCGACTGCGCGAGCGGGAAAACTTTTGGGTAAAGATGTGAATTATACCGGTGCTGTTGAAGTTTCGATCCGCTTGTTCAATCAGCTTGATGAATATCTGGAGAAGAAAGAGTGGCTGGTTGGTGAACATACGACTATCGCGGACATTGCGCTGTATGCCTACATAAAAATGGCGCCACTAGGGGGTATTGGAATGGAAATGTATTCCAATATTTTACGTTGGTTGGAAAACGTAGAAAACCTGAATGGTTTTGTACCTGCGCCTTCCATGCAACCTAAACCTGAAAAACAAACGGCGACGTCTTAA